In the genome of Patescibacteria group bacterium, one region contains:
- a CDS encoding tRNA-binding protein: MATIDDFLKLDIRVGKILEVNDFPEAKKPAYKLKIDFGSEIGIKNSSVQIVSTYSKEELIGKLVLGVVNFPPRKIGPFESEVLTLGTPDVNGKVTLSVPDKNTALVGGKLF, translated from the coding sequence ATGGCAACAATTGATGATTTTTTGAAACTAGATATTCGTGTGGGAAAGATCTTAGAAGTTAATGATTTCCCAGAAGCAAAGAAGCCTGCATATAAATTAAAAATAGATTTTGGCTCTGAGATAGGAATCAAAAATTCTTCTGTCCAGATTGTAAGTACTTATTCAAAAGAAGAGCTAATAGGGAAACTTGTGTTGGGAGTAGTTAATTTTCCACCACGTAAGATTGGTCCATTTGAATCTGAAGTGCTTACTCTAGGAACTCCTGATGTAAATGGGAAGGTCACATTAAGTGTGCCAGATAAAAATACTGCGTTAGTAGGTGGTAAATTATTTTAA
- a CDS encoding NADAR family protein: MLPLEIFYIYFSPYTAHVIELDAVVYPTVEHVYQCERYTDQKIKDEIRAAQSPVKAWTVSSKYKEFQIPEFKQAEFKLGVMKKIMKLKVDQHQDVRQALIDSGDLKIVKHIVTPPPGDGFWDDGIDGKGENHMGRMWEEIRQEIKNTN, from the coding sequence ATGCTCCCATTAGAAATTTTTTATATTTACTTTTCACCATATACAGCTCATGTTATCGAACTTGATGCTGTCGTATATCCCACAGTAGAACATGTATATCAATGTGAGCGTTATACCGATCAAAAGATTAAAGATGAAATAAGAGCTGCACAGAGCCCTGTGAAAGCTTGGACTGTTTCTTCAAAATATAAAGAATTTCAAATTCCAGAATTTAAACAAGCTGAATTTAAACTGGGTGTCATGAAAAAAATCATGAAACTTAAAGTGGATCAGCATCAGGATGTACGCCAAGCACTTATTGATTCAGGAGATCTGAAAATAGTAAAACATATAGTTACACCTCCTCCTGGCGATGGATTTTGGGATGATGGAATTGATGGCAAGGGAGAAAATCATATGGGGCGAATGTGGGAAGAAATACGCCAAGAGATCAAAAATACCAACTAG
- the cyaB gene encoding class IV adenylate cyclase — MKKEIEVKAKVGDFERLKEGLIALGCTLSEPVTQEDTIFINYDRPFIQFSPGDSFLRIRKAKGQIIFTYKKGEELSSIEREIIVNDASQLQDIITFLGFRPEVQVKKTRQKTNYLDYEICLDEVEGLGSFVEVEKITDEDSNKVQDELFEFLQTMGVKKEDRVLNGYDTLVWLKNNLDHKLP, encoded by the coding sequence ATGAAAAAAGAGATCGAAGTAAAGGCAAAGGTGGGAGATTTTGAAAGACTTAAAGAAGGCCTTATTGCTTTGGGCTGCACTCTTTCAGAACCTGTTACTCAAGAGGATACTATTTTTATAAATTATGATCGACCATTTATTCAATTTAGTCCAGGAGATTCTTTTCTGCGCATTCGAAAAGCAAAAGGACAGATTATCTTTACCTATAAAAAAGGCGAAGAGCTTAGTTCTATAGAACGAGAAATTATAGTAAATGATGCATCACAGCTTCAGGATATTATTACATTCCTAGGATTCCGTCCGGAAGTGCAGGTAAAAAAGACTCGTCAGAAAACCAATTATTTGGATTACGAAATTTGTCTTGATGAGGTAGAAGGATTGGGCTCGTTTGTTGAAGTAGAAAAGATTACTGATGAGGATTCTAATAAAGTGCAAGATGAGTTATTTGAATTCCTACAAACTATGGGAGTAAAAAAAGAAGATCGGGTATTGAATGGATATGATACGTTGGTATGGTTGAAAAATAATCTTGATCATAAACTACCGTAA